A portion of the Lolium rigidum isolate FL_2022 chromosome 1, APGP_CSIRO_Lrig_0.1, whole genome shotgun sequence genome contains these proteins:
- the LOC124682523 gene encoding lipid phosphate phosphatase 2-like isoform X1 → MADIQLGCHTVRSHGAKLARLHMYDWIILLLLAVLDGLLNIIEPFHRFVGRDMMTDLSYPLKGNTIPFWAVPLIAILLPWAIFVGIYFKKKNVYDLHHGILGILYSVLITAVITDAIKDGVGRPRPDFFWRCFPDGKPNYDNITTDVICHGEKSIIKEGHKSFPSGHSSWSFAGLGFLTWYLAGKLAAFDRKGHIAKLCMVFLPLLVASLVAVSRVDDYWHHWQDVFAGSIIGLTVSSFCYLQFFPYPFDADGIWPHAYFQQLAETQSNGIANSYDTRPTAIEPIDEGYDAIALRDSSLILDTMESGRR, encoded by the exons ATGGCTGATATTCAATTAGGCTGCCACACTGTGAGGTCCCATGGTGCCAAACTGGCAAGACTCCACATGTATGACTGGATAATACTACTCTTACTTGCTGTTCTTGATGGACTGTTAAACATAATTGAGCCTTTTCACCGGTTTGTTGGACGTGACATGATGACAGACTTGAGTTATCCCCTAAAGGGCAATACTATTCCATTTTGGGCTGTTCCA CTCATTGCGATTCTGCTACCCTGGGCCATCTTTGTTGGAATTTACTTCAAAAAGAAAAATGTCTATGATTTACACCATGGCATCCTTG GCATTCTATATTCGGTGCTTATAACTGCTGTGATTACTGATGCAATTAAAGATGGTGTTGGTCGCCCTCGCCCAGATTTCTTCTGGCGCTGTTTCCCTGATGGAAAACCT AATTATGATAATATAACTACTGATGTCATATGCCATGGAGAAAAAAGCATCATCAAGGAAGGTCACAAAAGTTTCCCAAGCGGGCATTCATCAT GGTCTTTTGCTGGTCTAGGTTTTCTTACATGGTACTTAGCTGGGAAGCTTGCAGCTTTTGATCGCAAGGGTCATATTGCAAAATTATGCATGGTGTTTCTGCCTCTACTTGTTGCATCACTCGTGGCAGTTTCTCGAGTTGATGATTACTGGCATCATTGGCAAGACGTATTTGCAGGCAGCATCATAG GTCTTACCGTTTCTTCCTTTTGTTACCTGCAGTTTTTCCCATATCCATTTGATGCTGATG GTATATGGCCTCATGCGTATTTCCAACAGCTAGCTGAGACCCAAAGCAACGGCATTGCAAACTCATATGACACGAGACCAACAGCAATTGAACCCATTGATGAAGGCTATGACGCCATTGCTCTGAGAGATAGCAGCCTCATCTTAGACACCATGGAGTCTGGCAGGAGATAA
- the LOC124682523 gene encoding lipid phosphate phosphatase 2-like isoform X2 has product MADIQLGCHTVRSHGAKLARLHMYDWIILLLLAVLDGLLNIIEPFHRFVGRDMMTDLSYPLKGNTIPFWAVPLIAILLPWAIFVGIYFKKKNVYDLHHGILGILYSVLITAVITDAIKDGVGRPRPDFFWRCFPDGKPNYDNITTDVICHGEKSIIKEGHKSFPSGHSSCFLTWYLAGKLAAFDRKGHIAKLCMVFLPLLVASLVAVSRVDDYWHHWQDVFAGSIIGLTVSSFCYLQFFPYPFDADGIWPHAYFQQLAETQSNGIANSYDTRPTAIEPIDEGYDAIALRDSSLILDTMESGRR; this is encoded by the exons ATGGCTGATATTCAATTAGGCTGCCACACTGTGAGGTCCCATGGTGCCAAACTGGCAAGACTCCACATGTATGACTGGATAATACTACTCTTACTTGCTGTTCTTGATGGACTGTTAAACATAATTGAGCCTTTTCACCGGTTTGTTGGACGTGACATGATGACAGACTTGAGTTATCCCCTAAAGGGCAATACTATTCCATTTTGGGCTGTTCCA CTCATTGCGATTCTGCTACCCTGGGCCATCTTTGTTGGAATTTACTTCAAAAAGAAAAATGTCTATGATTTACACCATGGCATCCTTG GCATTCTATATTCGGTGCTTATAACTGCTGTGATTACTGATGCAATTAAAGATGGTGTTGGTCGCCCTCGCCCAGATTTCTTCTGGCGCTGTTTCCCTGATGGAAAACCT AATTATGATAATATAACTACTGATGTCATATGCCATGGAGAAAAAAGCATCATCAAGGAAGGTCACAAAAGTTTCCCAAGCGGGCATTCATCAT GTTTTCTTACATGGTACTTAGCTGGGAAGCTTGCAGCTTTTGATCGCAAGGGTCATATTGCAAAATTATGCATGGTGTTTCTGCCTCTACTTGTTGCATCACTCGTGGCAGTTTCTCGAGTTGATGATTACTGGCATCATTGGCAAGACGTATTTGCAGGCAGCATCATAG GTCTTACCGTTTCTTCCTTTTGTTACCTGCAGTTTTTCCCATATCCATTTGATGCTGATG GTATATGGCCTCATGCGTATTTCCAACAGCTAGCTGAGACCCAAAGCAACGGCATTGCAAACTCATATGACACGAGACCAACAGCAATTGAACCCATTGATGAAGGCTATGACGCCATTGCTCTGAGAGATAGCAGCCTCATCTTAGACACCATGGAGTCTGGCAGGAGATAA